From Ancylobacter pratisalsi, one genomic window encodes:
- a CDS encoding hydroxymethylglutaryl-CoA lyase, producing the protein METVEIVDVGLRDGLQGIGPLVPTEWKLAALDRLVAAGVRRLEVGSLVSARAVPQMADTPTILAAALRRPGVVAQVLVPNDRRGLEAVDVGARHLVFVLSATDAHNRANVARTTRESVDAYERLLAQLPDIVSVRVAIATSFHCPYAGPVEADTVLSLVDHLVALRSHVEICFCDTTGGAHPQQVGQLFARARASFPQVTAWAFHAHDTYGLGAANVVAAYGEGVRSFDSAFGGLGGCPFAPGASGNVATEDLVRLFQLMAVQTGIDLDTLIEMGADAAALPGGKAGGHLIRVAAGREARACA; encoded by the coding sequence ATGGAGACGGTGGAGATCGTCGATGTCGGGCTGCGCGACGGACTGCAGGGCATCGGGCCGCTGGTGCCGACCGAGTGGAAGCTGGCCGCGCTCGACCGTCTGGTCGCGGCCGGCGTGAGGCGGCTGGAGGTCGGTTCCCTCGTGAGCGCCAGGGCGGTGCCGCAAATGGCCGACACACCCACCATCCTGGCGGCCGCGCTAAGGCGCCCGGGCGTGGTGGCGCAAGTTCTCGTGCCCAATGACCGCCGCGGCCTCGAGGCGGTGGACGTCGGCGCGCGCCATCTCGTCTTCGTGCTGTCGGCCACCGACGCCCATAATCGGGCGAATGTCGCGCGCACCACGCGCGAATCCGTCGACGCCTATGAACGCCTGCTTGCGCAGCTGCCCGACATTGTGTCGGTGCGCGTCGCCATCGCGACCTCATTCCACTGCCCCTATGCCGGGCCCGTCGAGGCCGACACCGTCCTGTCCCTGGTGGACCACCTCGTCGCGCTGCGCAGTCATGTCGAGATCTGCTTCTGCGACACCACCGGCGGCGCTCATCCGCAGCAGGTCGGCCAGCTCTTCGCTCGGGCGCGGGCGTCCTTTCCCCAGGTGACCGCCTGGGCGTTTCACGCCCACGATACCTACGGGCTGGGGGCGGCGAATGTCGTCGCTGCCTATGGCGAAGGCGTGCGCAGCTTCGACTCGGCATTTGGCGGCCTTGGCGGCTGCCCTTTCGCGCCGGGTGCGAGCGGCAATGTCGCGACCGAAGACCTCGTGCGGCTGTTCCAACTGATGGCGGTGCAGACCGGCATCGACCTCGACACCCTCATCGAGATGGGCGCCGACGCGGCCGCCCTACCGGGTGGCAAGGCCGGCGGTCACCTGATCCGGGTCGCGGCAGGCCGAGAGGCGCGGGCCTGCGCCTGA